The sequence below is a genomic window from Melospiza georgiana isolate bMelGeo1 chromosome 6, bMelGeo1.pri, whole genome shotgun sequence.
ttccctctctcacatcacagcaggaacagggaaagACAGGAGAAGCCAAAGCTCCATGGGTGATGAAGATATAACCAAGGGGATAAAAGAACCCAgtgggatgggttgggatggggtgggctggctgggagAGACACAGGAGTGCAGGGGATGGAAAGGatgctcctttccctgcccagccagctgcCATGGGGATGGTGGGTCAGGGTGGAATTaactgggaaaaataaaaagcaagaaatTCAGGAgtgttcctttttttctgccttaAGTCAGCTCAGCTCAGTTCCCAGGTACAAACTCTCCATGACGTTTCTTGAGTTGATTTTTAGGTCCTGCTGCCCCTAGCTGGCAGCTCCCCACAGATCTGTGCTGGCTGCTTCACTATTTCACAGCCAGCTTCCCAATTCTCCTCCATACCTGAGCTCCTCTATGTCTGTCACAGGGCATCTTCACTCTTAGGCAAGTCATTTAAACCAGCCAGTAGTGcctcagcacagcactgtgcGAGAGGTCCAGACTTGGGACAGGTCCTTCTGCCCAAAAGTTCAGCCAAAATGTATTTGTGTCCCCTCCAGAGCTCACAGGCTCATCTGTGTTTGACTTTGAGTTGTGGAGAAGCTGCATCAGCCACAGGGGCTCCCATGGCTCAGCTGCCCAATGACTCCTGGCACAACGACTCAGCCCTGATCTTCACGGGCCTGGActtgctcctggagctgaagcCGCTCTTCATCCCACTCTACGCCACGCTGGTGGTGGTGGCGTGCATCGGGaacctcttcctcatcctcctcatcgCCCTCACCAAGAAGCTGCACTGCACCACCAACTTCCTGATCGGGAACCTGGCCGTGGCCGACTTCATCATGTGCCTGGCCTGCGTCCCCCTCACCGTGTCCTACGCCTTCGAGGAGCGGGGCTGGCTCTTCGGCATGTTCATGTGCCACTTTGTCACCCTGCTGCAGGCCGCCACCGTCTTCGTGTCGGTGCTGTCCCTCACGGCCATCGCCATCGACCGCTATGTGGTGGTGGCGTACCCCATCCGCAGGCGGATCGGCCGCAGGGCCTGCGCCGGCCTCGTGGCCTGCATTTGGCTGCTCTCCATCGCTGCCTCCGTGCCCACCTCGCTGCACACCCACTACCTGGACCTCAACGCCATCGGCCACGACATGATCATCTGCGAGGAGTTCTGGAAGCACGAGGAGAGGCAGCGACTGCTGTACTCGTgcctgatgctgctgctctcctacATGCTCCCGCTGCTGGCCGTGTCCATCTCCTTCTGTGCCATCACCTACCACCTGCGCAGGAGGAACGTGCCGGGCGCCGCCTTTCACTGCCGGGACAAGTGGACCAGGACCAAGCACAAGACCTTCCGCGTGCTCACCATCTCCGTGGTCTGCTTTGCCGTCTgctggctgcccctgcaggtgGTCAACTTCATCCGGGACATCGACGAGGAGTTCACCATCCTGGACAAGAGGTACGTCAACGTCATCCAGGTCTCGTGCCACCTGATCGCCATGAGCTCCGCCTGCTACAACCCCTTCATCTACGCCTCCCTCCATGACAAGTTCTGGTCCCACCTCAGCGGCTACTTCTACCGCAAgaagcagagctccaggagcacgTCCTGCAAGGCTTCCCGCTTCAACACCTGCTCCACCCTGGCAGATGTTCCCACCGGGGCCTCGGACAAGATAGCTTTGCAGTCCAGGTTACCTTAAGGGATTGGGTTTGCACAGCCGCTCATCCCAAACCACAGCTAGGCCATATCCCTATATCCCAAATCCTGGCTGGGTGTAGTAGGTGTCCAGTGCAACATTTGGAGCACAGAGGCTTCCCCCCATGGTTTATGCAGGAGGTGGGTCAGTGTCTGAGCAAGGCAAACATCCATTGTGTAAAAAAAACTCTTTGGAGGGAGCACATCTTCATTTTAGTAGGATATAGATTGTTCCTAAGCAACAGGCAGCGCTTTGTGCCACGGGAAGAGGTCGACTTGCACAGGGAGCCATGAAATTGCTGTGCATTTATCCTTTAAAATTGTGGCTTACTGGTGAGGGGACAATGTAGGATAATGTGCATTCTGCAGGTGCAGATGGGGACACGTGGCTGCTGACAGCAGATGGCTGTTTGGAATGAGTGTGACTTTCATAACCTGCTTggcctgctggaggagctgcccccGTAACCAGACAGGGCATCCCAGTTTCTCCAGCCAAAGGTGCAGATGCAGCAGGGCACATCCATGAAGTCATCACTGCTTTTCATCACCAAGTAGGACTCAAAAGATCTCATGTGATGAGTTTGCTGGGAATGGTGTCCTAAATTCTGCTCCCAGGGGAGTTTAGCTTGGTGTTTGTCCACGTTCAGGGCCCTGCAGTGGAGGTGGGAatcccagtgccaggctgttCTACCCCAGAAGCTGCCAGATGAAGTGTAGGTTTGCTTGTCAGTGCTCCTCGGTGTCTGAAGTGCCTCTCTGGCCTCTCAGGCTCCACTGTGCAAGCAGCACATGCAGAAAGCAGCATCTCCTTACACCCAATTCCCATCTAGGTTTTAACCTCTTGATTTCCCAGGAGAAACCCTTGGGAACAGTCCACAggctccagcactcccacaggCACCACAGCTcagggccatggcagctcccagctgccctgctctgtggggcCGAGCCGTGACCTTCCACTGCTCCTCGTGCCCAAGGACAGGACTTCAAACCCCCAGCAACAGAtcctcagccctgcacagaacctgcccatggcactggccagcatccctggggagcaCCCAGTGCAGACACAGCTGGCTGGACCCCAACAGGATCCCTTACACCCACCCACCAGCTCACTCACCTTCCTGCTGAGGCCCTCATGGTGGCCTAGAAGGGCTCATGACCTTCTGTGGGGTGACCAGCAGAGACAGGGACCCATCCAAGGTAGTGCCAGGGATTCTGTTGTGctccctcagagcagctccctcctcagcttcctgcagctcccctgggcCTGGGCTGCTCATCCCAGAGGAGCCAAGCAAGGCAGAAGGTCCCTGTTTGTCCTTCCTGTAATAAAGGCTTCAAGAGCttgggctgtgtctgtgtgttgaTGTGAATCccacaaaacccagaaaccccTGACTGCAGCTCAGCCACGTCCCAGGAAGATGCCAGCTTGGATGTGCTCTGTCCCAGTCCTGGGCAGTGGCAGATCCTTGGGGGTAAAGCTGGGATTAGTGCTGGACCagtttgctccaagccccaaacagactggccttggacacttccagggatggagcagccacagcttccctgggcaacctgtaccagggcctcaccatcctTGGAGCCAAGGATTTCTTCCCAGTATCCCAtttaaccctgccctctgtctgactgaagccatttccccttgtcctgtcactgcaggtgTTGATTCCTTCTCTCTCCATTTCATCCCATCGCAATCTCTATTACTTCACTCTTAATTAAAAGCCCTAAGTTTCCCTAAATTACTCTtcttagcctttttttttttcctttcaactCCACCACCCACTCATTCCcatcactgtatttttctgcAGGACCATTTAAAATCCATACATCCATCCCAGAGAACTGATCCACAAAGAGAATGAGGTTTCCTCTTCCATGTTTGCAGACTAGTCTAGAATTTGCAGTTATTGAGCACTAGGAAAGAAAACCCCCACCCTCAGGTCTCCCTGTTTAGATGTTTTGCTGATTACCCAAATTacctgcaggaaaagggaaaacactATTTCGGGAGAGTGAGCTAAAAGCTGAGTGACTTCTgagaataaatacagaaatcCTGGAGCTGTGGTCTGTGATTCACAGAAACTGGGTATATAAAGGAGAACATGGTTGgttttcttaatgaaaataaattaatcagataaatgagagagaaaaacatgTTTGAAGGCTGATTCTGCAGAGCTTTCCTCAGGAAGCTGCCCGAAGCTTTTCTCCCAGGAACCAGGGGGTATAAAGggaatatttttgttaaatCATCCTCAATTATTGAGAGCTTTGCACAATATTCTCCCTGAGGCTGCTTCTTCCTCACAAACTCTCTTGTTGGTTGAAATATGGTTGATAACAGTTGGACTCTAggatcttaaagatcttttccaacctaaaaaaTTCCATTCCATGACCCTCTTCTCTAGCAGGATTTGGTGCCTGTAGCTCTCCCATCTGCCAGGACACAGCCCAGGAAGGGAAATATTGTTCAGCCTGTTCAGGTGTTTACAGCTTTAAGGGGCAGATAACATAATTGGGGCAGATAATGTAATTTATTCCAGTGATGTTCTCTCAAAAGCACTCAAGAGATGATTATTCAAAGAGCTTACCTACAAGCAAGGTATTATTCCCATTATTTGGTCCCCATCCGGGTTTCTCCCATGGCTGCAGATGATGAAGCCCTTTGTCCTCCACTGTAGAACGAATTGAGATGAAGATCAGCTCTAAATGCACACAAAAGATCAACACTGTTTTCATGTGTACTCCTAGAAATTTCCTCCTCTGTCTCCAAATCAGGCATAGCAAACAAAATTAGCCTGGTGATTTTCCATTGACTTTTAGTCCCCCTCTTGCTGTGTTTGTTCTGTCTGGATGTCACCAGTAATGACAAAAATCCAGAAGAGAGAAGCTCTTCCACTGAGCCAGGATCATTGGGCAAATTTTATTTGTGGATCTGGAAAAAGCTTAGAAATTGCTGGTTcatttactattattattattataacttattattgttattattgttattattgttattattattattgttattccCTGGTTTATTGTGAATAACATTCTGACTCAAGCCACTGCTTCTCATTTTCTTGACAGGGCTTGCAAAATATCTTTTGCATTTCTCTGATCAGATTCCATGGGCTGTACAAACCATGGCCAGCTCTCTTCCCAGCTCTTGGCTCTGGTTAAAGAGGCAGGTTTGTGACACGTACATGAGTAAATCAGGcttattttcacttcttttgGCTAAAAGCACGTTTGATACAGCTCAGGCTCACAGTATGACCGGGAATGGGtcctggtttgggatggaagggaccttaaatccctgccagtcccaccccctgccgtgggcagggacaccttccatcagcccaggttgctccaagccccatccaacccggccttggacacctgggggcTGGATCCATGAGCACCTTCCCATGGACATCACCTCTCTGTGAACTGCTGGGTCTCCCAGCGCTGTTGAATTATTGAAAGCACCACAGGTGATTTATGGATGTACCCACTTCCGACTCATGCCGTATTCCCCCggtgcctcctcctcctcctcctcctcttcccctgccGCTGCGAGCGCTCATGCTTTAATTTCTGTGAGCGTAGTGAGCTCTCGCTGCAGCAAATTAACCAAGATTTCCTAAACCCCAGTTTACTCCTCATTCATCTGTTTCATCCGTCATCCCGCTCCCGCTGCAGATGCCAAGAATCTCCTTAGTCACACACCACGGTCACCGTGCCCCAGCTTTTGTCAGGGACAAACCTGGCATTTACCAGACTTGCTTCTCCATTGCTCCCCAAGGTGATGATGAGGGATGGGGTGCCTTGTGCCAGTCCCCCAAAACCGACAGACACATCCCTGGCTtggtggcactgcctgggacTCTCCAGCATGCCGAAGATGGAGCGGGCCTGGgagacaccccaaaaccctctCACTCAGAGCTTCATTTTTACTGCAGGTTAATACCCAATTTTGGGAGCAATGAGGGAGACACAggcatttcctgcagcagggatggatggatggatggagccatcccccaggccctggcagcCGAGAACTGGGGGTGATGCTGCAGGCAGATCCCCCACACAGGGGTGCCTCCAGCCACGTCCAAGCTGTGATGAGCGGGATGGGGCCGGGGCCACTCGCTAATTCCACAGATGAGGTGAGCGCTGATTGCCACGCAGGGAAGCGCTGCCGAGCGGCTCTTGGTTGCCATAGGAACCATCAACCCCCCTGGGAAAAGCCAAATGACTGGATCGGCGGCTTCTCTGGCGGTGACAGTGGGGGCTCTGTCAGTGGTGACACCCTCCCGCTCCAGGAATGGAACCAGGGCAGCCTCAGCGGGTGAACGATGGCAGTGGGGATGCCTGAGGCTCCAGGGAAACCTTGGAGCCCTTTCCTGTCCCTCAAGGGGctcccagagagctgcagagggatttTGGACATGAGCCTGGAGTGAcgagggggaatggcttcccactgccagagggcagcacgggagattgggaagaaattcttccctgtgagggtgatgaggccctggcacagatcacacagagaagctgtggctgctccatccctggaagtgtccaaggccagcttggacagggcttggagcaacatGGTCTAGTGGGAAGTGTCCTTGCTCAaggcagggactgggatgggatgggatgggatgggatgggatgggatgggatgggatgggatgggatgggatgtccTGGCAGGGGAACAAAGGGTCCCTACAGATTTTACCAGGGCTCTGAAGGGAAAGTCTGCATTGCTGAAAATGTGCAGGATTTTGATAAATCTCCAAAGTTCTGAACTAGCTCTTTATCCCAAAAATGTGgccaaaaaaaaagatattgcAATAATCCCGCTGGGTTGCAACGAGAGCCTGGTGAATCAAATGGATGAATTTTCAAGATTTACCCTCAAACTCACCCCAAGGCACAGCCTGGTCCTTCTCAGTTCATCAGGAACCATCACCTCCTGGGCCACCCTGAGCCCGAAGCAACACTGGGAAATATCCAGGTAGGTTTAGTGATGCTCATCCCTCCTGCATTAACAAGAAATCTTAATTTCTCCCTTTGCCATGGGGTGTTTCCAGGCTGACAGCTCCCTCCTTCCACGGAAGACGACACAGTTCCTGGGTCTCCATAATTATTTACATGTGAGCTGTGTTTATTGGCAATTAAATGGTTCGGTGGCTGCGAGACATCAGTCTCCTCTAAACATGTTGTCTGCCAGACTGCTTCCTGCCA
It includes:
- the LOC131085120 gene encoding prolactin-releasing peptide receptor-like produces the protein MAQLPNDSWHNDSALIFTGLDLLLELKPLFIPLYATLVVVACIGNLFLILLIALTKKLHCTTNFLIGNLAVADFIMCLACVPLTVSYAFEERGWLFGMFMCHFVTLLQAATVFVSVLSLTAIAIDRYVVVAYPIRRRIGRRACAGLVACIWLLSIAASVPTSLHTHYLDLNAIGHDMIICEEFWKHEERQRLLYSCLMLLLSYMLPLLAVSISFCAITYHLRRRNVPGAAFHCRDKWTRTKHKTFRVLTISVVCFAVCWLPLQVVNFIRDIDEEFTILDKRYVNVIQVSCHLIAMSSACYNPFIYASLHDKFWSHLSGYFYRKKQSSRSTSCKASRFNTCSTLADVPTGASDKIALQSRLP